The segment GTCTACTCCCACCCGACGATTGAATTTTGAGAAGTTAGCGCGGCTGGCTGTTTCCGGAGGTAGTATCCACAATATTGCTTTAGCCGCAGCCTTTCTCGCCGCTGAAGCCTCAGAACCAGTGGGAATGAAGCATCTATTAGCAGCCGCGCAAACTGAAGGGATCAAGATGCAGAATGAACTACAGCGACTTACTTTGTTGAAGTCGCTGTTTCTGACGCTTCCTCGCTCCTAGTTGCTTCATGCTTCCACAATCAGTAGAGCTAGGCAGCTCTGCGTCTAAAGAGGTTCGTTCCAAGCCCCTTGCCCAAATCTCATTTACTTGGGCAGCATTGATATCTCTGTCTTCGGTATGACCGCAGTCAGGATTAGAGCAAACATGAACTCTATCAGCTAAACTCTTAGGCGTTAATTCCCAACATTTAGCACACCGTTGAGTTGGCTTGAGCATCCGGGTTGGTGACTCAACATAAAACCCACCTGCCTCAGCCGATTTGTAGGTTAATAAATCACCGACTAGACCAAACCCAACGTCTAGAATAGACCGATTTAATCCGGCTTTCTGTTTCTTACGCTTACCCTTTTTTGCTTTTCGAGTCATGCCCTTGACGTTTAACTGCTCACCACCGATTAGGCTATTACCGCTGACTATATCACTGGTTACTTTGTGCAGCCAATCTTCCCGTTGTCGGGCTATTTTGCTCTGAACTTTAGAGAGCTGTTTACGTTCTTTTTTCCATCGCCTCGACCCCTTGACCTTCTTATTCCTATTCGGCGGTCTCTTGCGTCTTAACCGCTTTGAGGCTACCTTAACCTTTTTGTGTCCCTCCTTAATAAAATCGGGTTTAGCAATTTTCTCGCCAGTTGAAAGCGTCACCGCGTCTTTACAGCCAAGGTCGATCCCGATTGAACCTGTACCCGTCTGGCGAGTTGGGTTGCACTGCACGGTGATTGATGCATACCACAAACCATTCCTGAAAAAGATTGTGCAAGTAGTCGGGGTTCCCCAAGTTCTAGCTTGACCCCGCATTTGAATCTTTAAACCAAGGTCTCTCAGTTCTAAGTAACCATTGGGTCCGTTAGATAAAGCCTTCCAACTAGCTTTGTCTGGATATGTCCAGCCACTATACCGCCGCTTCGCTTTGAACTTAGGATACTTACCTAATCCCTTGAAAAATCGCTTATAGGTAAAATCAACCCGCTTTAAGGTAGCTTGTAACGTATGGGAACCTAATTCAGCATACTCAGTCCAAACCTTTTTAAACTCAGGTAAACAGTTATTAAACTCAGCGAGACTGTCACCAGTCCCCCTGGTCTTCAAAACCGTGCGTGAAAGTTTCCTCTCACACGGCTCCTCAACGATAAGGTGCAAGTCATGCATACCTCATTACCCATTTGTCCTCGACTCTTTCGAGCCTTTTGGTGAGCTTAGGCTTGGCACTGTTACAGCCAGATTGATTGCCGAGACTGCCATCTGTGACGGTCTTTGTGTCATGGCAATGTCTATGTAGAAGCTGCCAATTATCGTAGAAATCCTTTCCACCTTGCGACTTAGGGATTCTGTGGTCAACTTCCATCACATCGTTTTCACGGAAAATTAATCCGCAGTGAGTACATTTCCCTTTTTGCTTCTTCAACAATGTTGCCAGTGTCTTAGGCATTTCAGGGTTGTTACCCATTCTTGAACTCCAATAAACCAAGTTGCCGTTGTATGGGGACGATTCGCCCTTAACCTTTACATAGCGCTTAATTGGTGTTTCGCTATGTTTTAGTAACCGCGTAGGGTTATTACCTTTTTGCCTGGTTGCGAATACCCAGTTGTCGCCGTCTATGGATTGCCAATACTTCTTTGACACCCATCCCCCGGATTTTTTGGGGTGTCGGCGCTTTGCCCAAGCTCTGAGCTTCTGGTACATGAGGTAATCTTGGTCACAGTAAGCCACCTTACTTACTTGTGTTGCGTAGTAGTTAGCCCATCCCCGAATAATCGGGTTCAGTTTCTTAATTAGCGCCACTTGTGGTGCATTCCTGTGGGCGTTGATAACTTCCGCAATCTGTTCGTAGTGTACCTTCTGCTTATCCTTGCTTGGGGTGATGATTGGTTTTATTCCTAGCGCTCTTCCATATTTGTCTTTTCCAGAGTGGTATTTACCCACTTTGTATTGACGTATATTGAAGCCAAGGAAATCAAATCCTGGCTGTTCTTGTTCATACGGGTTGAGGGTGTGAGCAAGTCTTGTTTTGCTAGGTTTTAGTTCCAAACCCATGTCTTTCAACCATTCCTGGATTATATCCTTGCCACTTTGGACGATGGTTAAGTCTTCGTGGAGAATCACGAAGTCGTCGGCATATCTGATCACGGATGGAGGATAGAATGTCTTCTTTACCCCATTTTCAGAGTATCCCCGTTTTGGGAATACCCTTTTGATTAGATTTTCCATCCCGTGGAGGGCAATGTTTGCTAGTAACGGAGAAATGACCCCGCCCTGTGGCGTTCCCTCAGTTGTTGGAAACAACTGCTTTGCGTCCATCACTCCCCCTTTTAACCATGCTCGGATTTGACGGCGTATGGTAGGGAATGTATTTAATTTTCTTAGCAGTGCTTTATGGTCGATTTGGTCAAAGCATTTAGCAATATCGGCATCAAGGACATATTTGCCCTTAAACCTAATTGTGTCATATATAGCCTGAACCGCATCGTGACATGAGCGTCCGGGTCTGAAACCGTATGAGTTGGCTTCAAATCGCGCTTCCCATTCTGGCTCTAGTGCCAGTTTGACAAGTGCTTGCAAAGCTCGGTCTTTCATTGTCGGGATGCCTAAAGGTCTTTTCTCCTCCTTTCCGGGTTTGGGAATCCATACTCGCCTGGTTGGAGCGACCTTTGAACATAGTTTTAGATTTTCAACCAAGATGAGACGTTGCTTTGGGGTCAGTGACTTAACACCATCCACACCTGCCGTCTTCTTACCTTGATTGTCTTGGGTAACCCGGCGAACCGAGAGACATTTTGCTGCCCAGGACTTCATCAGCATCTTTTGGAGTCTGCGAGTCATTTTCACATCGCCACGCTGAGAGGCTCGATAGATTCTCTTCTGCAACTTGTAGACTTTACGCTCTAGTTTTTGCCAGGGTATTGCCTTCCATTCCATCGTAGTCTTTAAACTCGCTTTAGACATTTGTATTGCTACTTAAGACTCTATCTTTCCTTATCATCGTGAGTCTGTTGGCGTATCCCTCTTATTAGTAGAGAGCGTTAGCTTCTGACTCAATCTTTCCTCCCATTGCTTGCGGTTGGCACCTACTCAGGCATCGACCTGACTGAGAGCATAAGGGAGGTTATCTCGTTCCTGATAGCCATTGTTTGAACTTTTAGGATGGTACTATCCACCGGGTTTATAGGGAGTACAAGTTGGTCAACAACAAAATTGCCAACCCCTGATTTCCTGTGCCTTTTGGCTCCAGTGTGTCAGCCTTATTACACTGGTTCTTCGTAACGATGGTTCAGTCGTACCTTCGTATTCCTATCCATGAGTTCTTGCTCGATGGTTGCCGGATTAGGCTTCCAGCATTGCCACCTTTCACCCCCGCTTTAGGCTTTGATAACCAGTCTCAAACCTAGGGGACAAGGTTTTAAAAACCCTGGCTCTGTGTGCTTTTACTCCTGTACTTAGAGAGTAGGACTTGAGAGTTTGCTTTCTCTCACCTACATGGCTATCAAGTTGTCAAGGTTCAGACCTTGCAGGTAATCCTCTATCCATTTCAGGAATAGTTTCTACCTAACGATTCGCACCTGTTGTTCAAAATAATCAACAGAATGCCCAAAGTGTTTGTATTGTGTCCTACGGTTAGCCATTGCCGCGTTGTAGAGATCACAATGCATTTTTCTCGCCCAATGAAGCTTGTCACATTGGGTCTTGTTTGGATAAAGTCTGAAAGTGGTTCTACGTGTTAGCATACCCCCCATATTATCATTTAATTGGGTAAAATAACAATGGTAATTTGATAATTTACGGGATGTCGAAACCCGTAAATTATCCGCTATCCTTCCCCGACTTGCTATCGCTGAAGTCGGGGAATGCCGCGATTACGTTCAAACCGTGATTAGTGTTGGGACTCAGGATTGGCTAGAGTCATCGAAATCTAAATCTAAGTCAAAATCTAAATCCAAATAAATCAAACGTTTTGAATGCTATGCCCAACTATTAATCCCCACCCTGTAAGAGGGTGGGGAATTACGCCGAATCGATTAATCAAATTATTTTGTCGGGTAGATGCGACTGGGGTGCCAGGATTCGAACCTGGGAATGGCGGGACCAAAACCCGCTGCCTTACCGCTTGGCTACACCCCAATGTGTGTACCTTGCTTATATTAGCAGTTGTAGCTGGGAATATGTCAAGAGATTTTGGAAAATTGGCTGATTTCTCCTGATCTCAGGGAACAGAAGGCTCAATTTACGCGGCGGACTCCCCATATATAAACAAATATTAAGATAAGCTAAGATTATTTAACTCGTTCGTCAAGGGTGAAAAAGTTAATATAATCTTTATATTACGCTTAAATCCCCTATAATAAGGCATTAGCTGCATTAATCAGGGGAACGTAGCTTTTACATATCTTCAGGTTAGGAGGATTTTTGTCCAAGGGTTGAACTCAATTTGTATTCTTTTGTAAAGAAAAAATTTGATAGCATGTCGAGTTGTCACCATACCGTCAGACCCAGTAAGAGCAACGCTCTACTGGCGATTTATATCTAGGGGTGACTATAGCTGAAGATAACTCGTCATAGAACCTGGCACAACTTTAACCTACCGATTAACACTGGAGATTCACTAATGAGATTAATTCGCGAAATTGTTCAAGAAGCGGAAAAGACTGGTTACCTAACCCTACAAGCTGAAGACCAATTGCGTCAACTTTTAGCCAACAAGTACGATTGGGAAGACTTTACCGCGTTCATCCAATTACAGCAAGCAGTAATGGAAGAACGGGTGAAGCAAGAGTCTCGTGAGCTACTCTACACGCTGTCCTCTTGCCACACCCCTACCCCTTGCCATCAAGCGGGATAGATTCGCAAGCGGCGATTGGGTTCATCACCAAAACTATCGGACTTGAGGCGATAATGTTCCACCAGTTCGTGCTGCATCTTTCGCACTTTTGGCGATCGCGGTAGTAATTCGACGGGCTGTCCATTAGGAATAACGATTTGCTCGACGGCTAACCGTGCTTCTTCTAGCGCCTCAATCTCATCATCACTGCCACTTTGGGTAAACAACCGCAAATCCGCTGCATCGGGAACTCCAGGATCATCCATATCCAACATCCGCCGCAGGGCGCGACTCACTTGGGGAACGGTGCTGGCTTTAACCGCATGAATCGGAATTTGCCGGGAGCGGGCAATTGAGCGCAGTTTCGAGTGACTTTTAACATGCGATCGCAAGCCTAAAATGGCATCGGCGCTATCCATATCCTTGGTTAAGACAACGGGTAAATTTAGTACCCGAATCACCTGCTCAATTTGATGGCGACTCACCCCATAAGGATAGACATGGAGGGGCAGATCTTCACCATTGGGTCCAATCGTATCTATAACCTCGCCAACGGAATTGGGTTGTTGCCAAGAGTCATGGAGAAGCTGATCAAAATAACTGGTTTGAGCCGACGCCGGTGATGAGGAACGCGATAGTGGCTGCATCTGTCCCGACGAACGCCAGCCACTGGGTTTTGCCACTAACCCGGACTGGGTACGGCGCTCCAGGGGTGCGGGTGCATCGGGGAATTCACGGGTAATAATTACCTTATTTTGGTCATCCACCGTCCGCATTTGGGGATTCGGTTTGCGTCCCCGCAGTAGCGCATCCACGGTATCCGCAACACTCTCATGCACGACCCAGCGCTGACGCTCCAGCATTTCCACGGCAATCTCAAACGTGGGCGGGGCTTTGCGTTCCAATACCGTTTTTTGAGAACCCCGACGTCTGGCTTCATCATCCCCCAGAGTTACGGCTTGAATCCCACCGACTAAATCAGAGAGCGTCGGATTTTTAATCAGATTCTCAATTTGGTTTCCATGCGCCGTCCCCACCAACTGCACCCCCCGTTCCGCGATCGTGCGAGCGGCGAGGGCTTCGAGTTCGGTGCCAATTTCATCAATGACAATCACTTCGGGTGTATGATTTTCTACCGCTTCAATCATCACCTGATGTTGAAGTTCTGGACGCGACACTTGCATCCGCCGAGCTCGACCAATGGCGGGATGGGGAATATCGCCATCGCCTGCAATTTCATTGGAGGTATCAATAATCACCACCCGTTTTTGTAGATCATCTGCCAGCACCCGGGCAATTTCGCGTAACGCCGTCGTTTTGCCCACACCTGGACGCCCCAACATCAAAATTGATTGACCCCGTTCGACCAGATCATGAATCAGACCAATAGTGCCAAACACCGCTCGTCCGACGCGACAGGTTAGCCCGATAATGTCGCCGGGACGATTGCGAATCGCACTAATCCGGTGTAAGGTTTTCTCCAGTCCGGCTCGATTATCCCCACTGAAATGCCCAACCCGCTCAACACAATAGTTTAATTGTTCAGCGGTGACGGGGGTTTCGGACAGATATTCGGCACCAGAGGGAAAACGCACCTCAGGAAATCGACCCAAATCCATCACCACTTCAATTAAATTGTCGCGATGGGGGTGTTGCTCCAGGATTTGGCGAATATCCTCTGGCAAAATAGCGAGTAATTTTTGGAGATCCTCAGTAATCTGCATCCCAGCTAAATTGGTGGTGTTAGATAAGGCTTGATTGGATAACGATTGGGGATGGGATGGGTTCATCCCGTTGGCATTCACCATAGGCTTGTCATTCGTCGTTCGTCGTTTGTCATACTCGCTCCCTTGAGAAGCAAGCTACGTCGTTTGTCATTCGTCCTTTGTCCTTTGTTTATGTAAGGGTTTGAGGACTATTGACAGAACCTACTGAGTTCGGGTTGAACAGGCTTAGGCTCAGACTTGAGTTGAGACACCAAGGAATGGGCTAGAGCCACGGCTTTTGCCAGCCGATGTGGATCATTTTCCAGGTTTGCCCTTGATAATAATGGAAATGCTTGGAAATTGATATTATGATTTGCTTCATGGTATTGATCGAGTTGGTCTAAAATTGGAGCCAGTAATACCCGGGCATAGCTTCCGTAAGCCACACCCGCGACAAAGGGCTGGATGGGGTTAGCGGTAGCGTCTTCTGGGGTTCCAGGGTTGAGGAGTCCTACTGTTTTGAGTTTACTCACGGTATGGTGATTGGTTCCACCCGCCAGTTGCACGTATCCAGGTAAGTTGGCGGATAACACCTTTTGTGCCAGTTTCACGGCTTTTCGAGTGGTTCCTGTACCAATATCACCGCTCATTGGTTTGCCATCGGTTTGCCAGAGGAGGGGACAAGGTAAGGGCGTGATCAGATGGTAAAGTTCCCAGAGATAATCAATCATGCCTTCACCATCCGGACAACTGATAGCCAGCAACTTCAGGGTATGCATCCAGGGAGCGATCGCGCCCCAGAGTCGTTTAAAATCAGTAAAATGCCCAACTTGGGTGTGAATTTCCAAAGCATCAACGCCCGTTGAAAGAATCAGTTCCGCTAGAGTTGTGGGGGCGGATACATAGGAGCGAGTATAGATCAGTTGACTGGGGCAAACGGGTAAGCAACGTCCGCAGCCATAACAGCGTTGATCAATAACACCGGAGAATCCCTGGGGCGAGTGAGGATAGTTGAAAGGTTGGTCTGGTTTCGCCTGTTTTCGGGACTCCGGCGGAGTTGGCGGTGGCTCAAAGACAATAGCTTGAGCCGGACAAATGGTTTGGCAAGGACGGGGACAGTCGGGAGGACAAGCATTGGGATTAAATTCAGCTTTGCGAAAATGGGGATCTTCCCCATCATTTAAACTGACCATTAACCAGGGTTGGTTACTGTATCCCATGCCTTGTGCAAGACCGGACTCCACCAGACTTGTCGCCACCCCTAAGGCTGTCTTTGCCGCCGCAATTACGGCAGGGTCAGCTGCCACATCAATACAATCAGCCCCAGCTAGAGTATACGCCAAGGTGAGGTTACGAACGGCAGGTAGGTGCTGAAAACTTGCGCCACAGATGAGCTTGAACCAGCGACCTTCCTTTAGGGATTGTAAGGGAGTGTACAGTTTAGTCACCCTTATATGCTAATTCCTTGTGCCAAAAATGGGGAGATTGATTTCTGGT is part of the Coleofasciculus chthonoplastes PCC 7420 genome and harbors:
- a CDS encoding R3H domain-containing nucleic acid-binding protein, which translates into the protein MQITEDLQKLLAILPEDIRQILEQHPHRDNLIEVVMDLGRFPEVRFPSGAEYLSETPVTAEQLNYCVERVGHFSGDNRAGLEKTLHRISAIRNRPGDIIGLTCRVGRAVFGTIGLIHDLVERGQSILMLGRPGVGKTTALREIARVLADDLQKRVVIIDTSNEIAGDGDIPHPAIGRARRMQVSRPELQHQVMIEAVENHTPEVIVIDEIGTELEALAARTIAERGVQLVGTAHGNQIENLIKNPTLSDLVGGIQAVTLGDDEARRRGSQKTVLERKAPPTFEIAVEMLERQRWVVHESVADTVDALLRGRKPNPQMRTVDDQNKVIITREFPDAPAPLERRTQSGLVAKPSGWRSSGQMQPLSRSSSPASAQTSYFDQLLHDSWQQPNSVGEVIDTIGPNGEDLPLHVYPYGVSRHQIEQVIRVLNLPVVLTKDMDSADAILGLRSHVKSHSKLRSIARSRQIPIHAVKASTVPQVSRALRRMLDMDDPGVPDAADLRLFTQSGSDDEIEALEEARLAVEQIVIPNGQPVELLPRSPKVRKMQHELVEHYRLKSDSFGDEPNRRLRIYPA
- the ltrA gene encoding group II intron reverse transcriptase/maturase, with the protein product MSKASLKTTMEWKAIPWQKLERKVYKLQKRIYRASQRGDVKMTRRLQKMLMKSWAAKCLSVRRVTQDNQGKKTAGVDGVKSLTPKQRLILVENLKLCSKVAPTRRVWIPKPGKEEKRPLGIPTMKDRALQALVKLALEPEWEARFEANSYGFRPGRSCHDAVQAIYDTIRFKGKYVLDADIAKCFDQIDHKALLRKLNTFPTIRRQIRAWLKGGVMDAKQLFPTTEGTPQGGVISPLLANIALHGMENLIKRVFPKRGYSENGVKKTFYPPSVIRYADDFVILHEDLTIVQSGKDIIQEWLKDMGLELKPSKTRLAHTLNPYEQEQPGFDFLGFNIRQYKVGKYHSGKDKYGRALGIKPIITPSKDKQKVHYEQIAEVINAHRNAPQVALIKKLNPIIRGWANYYATQVSKVAYCDQDYLMYQKLRAWAKRRHPKKSGGWVSKKYWQSIDGDNWVFATRQKGNNPTRLLKHSETPIKRYVKVKGESSPYNGNLVYWSSRMGNNPEMPKTLATLLKKQKGKCTHCGLIFRENDVMEVDHRIPKSQGGKDFYDNWQLLHRHCHDTKTVTDGSLGNQSGCNSAKPKLTKRLERVEDKWVMRYA
- a CDS encoding RNA-guided endonuclease InsQ/TnpB family protein — protein: MHDLHLIVEEPCERKLSRTVLKTRGTGDSLAEFNNCLPEFKKVWTEYAELGSHTLQATLKRVDFTYKRFFKGLGKYPKFKAKRRYSGWTYPDKASWKALSNGPNGYLELRDLGLKIQMRGQARTWGTPTTCTIFFRNGLWYASITVQCNPTRQTGTGSIGIDLGCKDAVTLSTGEKIAKPDFIKEGHKKVKVASKRLRRKRPPNRNKKVKGSRRWKKERKQLSKVQSKIARQREDWLHKVTSDIVSGNSLIGGEQLNVKGMTRKAKKGKRKKQKAGLNRSILDVGFGLVGDLLTYKSAEAGGFYVESPTRMLKPTQRCAKCWELTPKSLADRVHVCSNPDCGHTEDRDINAAQVNEIWARGLERTSLDAELPSSTDCGSMKQLGARKRQKQRLQQSKSL
- the ldpA gene encoding circadian clock protein LdpA produces the protein MTKLYTPLQSLKEGRWFKLICGASFQHLPAVRNLTLAYTLAGADCIDVAADPAVIAAAKTALGVATSLVESGLAQGMGYSNQPWLMVSLNDGEDPHFRKAEFNPNACPPDCPRPCQTICPAQAIVFEPPPTPPESRKQAKPDQPFNYPHSPQGFSGVIDQRCYGCGRCLPVCPSQLIYTRSYVSAPTTLAELILSTGVDALEIHTQVGHFTDFKRLWGAIAPWMHTLKLLAISCPDGEGMIDYLWELYHLITPLPCPLLWQTDGKPMSGDIGTGTTRKAVKLAQKVLSANLPGYVQLAGGTNHHTVSKLKTVGLLNPGTPEDATANPIQPFVAGVAYGSYARVLLAPILDQLDQYHEANHNINFQAFPLLSRANLENDPHRLAKAVALAHSLVSQLKSEPKPVQPELSRFCQ